The following coding sequences lie in one Mus musculus strain C57BL/6J chromosome 11, GRCm38.p6 C57BL/6J genomic window:
- the Dbnl gene encoding drebrin-like protein isoform 1 (isoform 1 is encoded by transcript variant 1) yields the protein MAVNLSRNGPALQEAYVRVVTEKSPTDWALFTYEGNSNDIRVAGTGEGGLEELVEELNSGKVMYAFCRVKDPNSGLPKFVLINWTGEGVNDVRKGACANHVSTMANFLKGAHVTINARAEEDVEPECIMEKVAKASGANYSFHKESTSFQDVGPQAPVGSVYQKTNAISEIKRVGKDNFWAKAEKEEENRRLEEKRRAEEERQRLEEERRERELQEAARREQRYQEQHRSAGAPSPSSRTGEPEQEAVSRTRQEWESAGQQAPHPREIFKQKERAMSTTSVTSSQPGKLRSPFLQKQLTQPETSYGREPTAPVSRPAAGVCEEPAPSTLSSAQTEEEPTYEVPPEQDTLYEEPPLVQQQGAGSEHIDNYMQSQGFSGQGLCARALYDYQAADDTEISFDPENLITGIEVIDEGWWRGYGPDGHFGMFPANYVELIE from the exons ATGGCGGTGAACCTGAGCCGGAACGGGCCGGCGCTGCAGGAGGCCTACGTGCGCGTAGTCACCGAGAAATCCCCGACCGACTG GGCTCTTTTTACCTATGAAGGCAACAGCAATGACATCCGTGTGGCTGGCACAGGAG AGGGAGGCCTGGAGGAGCTGGTGGAAGAGCTCAACAGCGGGAAGGTGATGTACGCCTTCTGCAGGGTGAAGGACCCCAACTCCGGCCTGCCCAAGTTTGTCCTCATCAACTGG ACAGGAGAGGGTGTGAATGATGTGCGGAAAGGAGCATGTGCCAACCACGTCAGCACCATGGCCAACTTCCTGAAG GGTGCCCACGTGACCATCAATGCCCGGGCCGAGGAGGATGTGGAGCCTGAGTGCATCATGGAGAAGGTTGCCAAGGCCTCTGGGGCCAACTACAGCTTCCATAAGGAAAGCACCTCCTTCCAGGATGTAGGGCCGCAGGCCCCAGTG GGCTCTGTGTACCAGAAGACCAATGCCATATCTGAGATCAAGAGAGTCGGCAAGGATAACTTCTGGGCCAAAGCTGAG aaggaagaagagaaccgCCGCCTGGAGGAGAAGCGGCGTGCCGAAGAGGAGCGGCAGCGGTTGGAGGAGGAGCGACGAGAGCGGGAGCTGCAGGAGGCTGCCCGACGTGAGCAGCGCTACCAGGAACAGCACAGATCAGCTGGAGCCCCGAG CCCTTCCAGCAGGACAGGTGAGCCAGAGCAGGAAGCCGTTTCAAGGACcagacaggagtgg GAGTCTGCTGGGCAGCAGGCCCCACACCCACGAGAGATTTTCAAGCAGAAGGAAAGGGCAATGTCCACCACCTCTGTCACCAGCTCGCAGCCGG GCAAGCTGAGGAGCCCCTTCCTGCAGAAGCAACTCACTCAACCAGAAACCTCCTACGGCCGAGAGCCCACAGCTCCTGTCTCCCGGCCTGCAGCAG GTGTCTGTGAGGAGCCAGCGCCTAGCACTCTGTCTTCTGCCCAGACAGAAGAAGAACCTACATATGAAGTACCCCCAGAGCAGGACACCCTCTATGAGGAACCACCACTG GTACAGCAGCAAGGGGCTGGCTCCGAACACATTGACAACTACATGCAGAGCCAGGGCTTCAGTGGACAAGGGCTGTGCGCCCGGGCCTTGTATGACTACCAGGCAG CTGATGACACCGAGATCTCCTTTGACCCTGAGAACCTAATCACAGGCATCGAGGTGATTGACGAAGGCTGGTGGCGAGGCTATGGGCCTGACGGCCACTTTGGCATGTTTCCTGCCAACTACGTGGAGCTCATAGAGTGA
- the Pgam2 gene encoding phosphoglycerate mutase 2 — protein sequence MTTHRLVMVRHGESLWNQENRFCGWFDAELSEKGAEEAKRGATAIKDAKIEFDICYTSVLKRAIRTLWTILDVTDQMWVPVVRTWRLNERHYGGLTGLNKAETAAKHGEEQVKIWRRSFDTPPPPMDEKHNYYTSISKDRRYAGLKPEELPTCESLKDTIARALPFWNEEIAPKIKAGQRVLIAAHGNSLRGIVKHLEGMSDQAIMELNLPTGIPIVYELDQNLKPTKPMRFLGDEETVRKAMEAVAAQGKAK from the exons ATGACCACCCACCGCCTAGTAATGGTTCGCCACGGTGAGAGCTTATGGAACCAAGAGAACCGTTTCTGTGGCTGGTTTGATGCAGAGCTGAGTGAGAAGGGAGCAGAGGAGGCCAAGCGGGGGGCCACCGCTATCAAAGATGCCAAGATAGAGTTTGACATCTGCTACACGTCGGTGCTGAAGCGGGCAATCCGCACCCTTTGGACCATCCTGGATGTTACGGACCAAATGTGGGTGCCCGTGGTGCGTACCTGGCGCCTCAATGAGCGGCACTATGGTGGCCTCACAGGCCTCAATAAGGCTGAGACGGCTGCAAAGCACGGGGAGGAGCAGGTGAAGATCTGGAGGCGTTCCTTtgacaccccaccaccacccatggATGAGAAACACAACTACTACACCTCCATCAGCAAG GACCGCCGCTATGCAGGCTTGAAGCCTGAGGAGCTGCCTACCTGTGAAAGTCTCAAGGACACCATTGCCCGGGCTTTGCCCTTCTGGAATGAGGAGATCGCACCTAAGATTAAGGCTGGCCAGAGAGTGCTTATTGCAGCCCATGGGAACAGCCTTCGGGGCATTGTGAAACATCTGGAAG GGATGTCCGACCAGGCCATCATGGAGCTGAACCTGCCCACTGGAATCCCCATTGTGTATGAGCTGGACCAGAACCTGAAGCCCACCAAGCCCATGAGGTTCCTGGGAGACGAAGAGACGGTTCGGAAGGCCATGGAAGCTGTTGCTGCCCAGGGAAAGGCGAAGTGA
- the Dbnl gene encoding drebrin-like protein isoform 2 (isoform 2 is encoded by transcript variant 2), which yields MAVNLSRNGPALQEAYVRVVTEKSPTDWALFTYEGNSNDIRVAGTGEGGLEELVEELNSGKVMYAFCRVKDPNSGLPKFVLINWTGEGVNDVRKGACANHVSTMANFLKGAHVTINARAEEDVEPECIMEKVAKASGANYSFHKESTSFQDVGPQAPVGSVYQKTNAISEIKRVGKDNFWAKAEKEEENRRLEEKRRAEEERQRLEEERRERELQEAARREQRYQEQHRSAGAPSRTGEPEQEAVSRTRQEWESAGQQAPHPREIFKQKERAMSTTSVTSSQPGKLRSPFLQKQLTQPETSYGREPTAPVSRPAAGVCEEPAPSTLSSAQTEEEPTYEVPPEQDTLYEEPPLVQQQGAGSEHIDNYMQSQGFSGQGLCARALYDYQAADDTEISFDPENLITGIEVIDEGWWRGYGPDGHFGMFPANYVELIE from the exons ATGGCGGTGAACCTGAGCCGGAACGGGCCGGCGCTGCAGGAGGCCTACGTGCGCGTAGTCACCGAGAAATCCCCGACCGACTG GGCTCTTTTTACCTATGAAGGCAACAGCAATGACATCCGTGTGGCTGGCACAGGAG AGGGAGGCCTGGAGGAGCTGGTGGAAGAGCTCAACAGCGGGAAGGTGATGTACGCCTTCTGCAGGGTGAAGGACCCCAACTCCGGCCTGCCCAAGTTTGTCCTCATCAACTGG ACAGGAGAGGGTGTGAATGATGTGCGGAAAGGAGCATGTGCCAACCACGTCAGCACCATGGCCAACTTCCTGAAG GGTGCCCACGTGACCATCAATGCCCGGGCCGAGGAGGATGTGGAGCCTGAGTGCATCATGGAGAAGGTTGCCAAGGCCTCTGGGGCCAACTACAGCTTCCATAAGGAAAGCACCTCCTTCCAGGATGTAGGGCCGCAGGCCCCAGTG GGCTCTGTGTACCAGAAGACCAATGCCATATCTGAGATCAAGAGAGTCGGCAAGGATAACTTCTGGGCCAAAGCTGAG aaggaagaagagaaccgCCGCCTGGAGGAGAAGCGGCGTGCCGAAGAGGAGCGGCAGCGGTTGGAGGAGGAGCGACGAGAGCGGGAGCTGCAGGAGGCTGCCCGACGTGAGCAGCGCTACCAGGAACAGCACAGATCAGCTGGAGCCCCGAG CAGGACAGGTGAGCCAGAGCAGGAAGCCGTTTCAAGGACcagacaggagtgg GAGTCTGCTGGGCAGCAGGCCCCACACCCACGAGAGATTTTCAAGCAGAAGGAAAGGGCAATGTCCACCACCTCTGTCACCAGCTCGCAGCCGG GCAAGCTGAGGAGCCCCTTCCTGCAGAAGCAACTCACTCAACCAGAAACCTCCTACGGCCGAGAGCCCACAGCTCCTGTCTCCCGGCCTGCAGCAG GTGTCTGTGAGGAGCCAGCGCCTAGCACTCTGTCTTCTGCCCAGACAGAAGAAGAACCTACATATGAAGTACCCCCAGAGCAGGACACCCTCTATGAGGAACCACCACTG GTACAGCAGCAAGGGGCTGGCTCCGAACACATTGACAACTACATGCAGAGCCAGGGCTTCAGTGGACAAGGGCTGTGCGCCCGGGCCTTGTATGACTACCAGGCAG CTGATGACACCGAGATCTCCTTTGACCCTGAGAACCTAATCACAGGCATCGAGGTGATTGACGAAGGCTGGTGGCGAGGCTATGGGCCTGACGGCCACTTTGGCATGTTTCCTGCCAACTACGTGGAGCTCATAGAGTGA
- the Dbnl gene encoding drebrin-like protein isoform 3 (isoform 3 is encoded by transcript variant 3) has protein sequence MAVNLSRNGPALQEAYVRVVTEKSPTDWALFTYEGNSNDIRVAGTGEGGLEELVEELNSGKVMYAFCRVKDPNSGLPKFVLINWTGEGVNDVRKGACANHVSTMANFLKGAHVTINARAEEDVEPECIMEKVAKASGANYSFHKESTSFQDVGPQAPVGSVYQKTNAISEIKRVGKDNFWAKAEKEEENRRLEEKRRAEEERQRLEEERRERELQEAARREQRYQEQHRSAGAPRTGEPEQEAVSRTRQEWESAGQQAPHPREIFKQKERAMSTTSVTSSQPGKLRSPFLQKQLTQPETSYGREPTAPVSRPAAGVCEEPAPSTLSSAQTEEEPTYEVPPEQDTLYEEPPLVQQQGAGSEHIDNYMQSQGFSGQGLCARALYDYQAADDTEISFDPENLITGIEVIDEGWWRGYGPDGHFGMFPANYVELIE, from the exons ATGGCGGTGAACCTGAGCCGGAACGGGCCGGCGCTGCAGGAGGCCTACGTGCGCGTAGTCACCGAGAAATCCCCGACCGACTG GGCTCTTTTTACCTATGAAGGCAACAGCAATGACATCCGTGTGGCTGGCACAGGAG AGGGAGGCCTGGAGGAGCTGGTGGAAGAGCTCAACAGCGGGAAGGTGATGTACGCCTTCTGCAGGGTGAAGGACCCCAACTCCGGCCTGCCCAAGTTTGTCCTCATCAACTGG ACAGGAGAGGGTGTGAATGATGTGCGGAAAGGAGCATGTGCCAACCACGTCAGCACCATGGCCAACTTCCTGAAG GGTGCCCACGTGACCATCAATGCCCGGGCCGAGGAGGATGTGGAGCCTGAGTGCATCATGGAGAAGGTTGCCAAGGCCTCTGGGGCCAACTACAGCTTCCATAAGGAAAGCACCTCCTTCCAGGATGTAGGGCCGCAGGCCCCAGTG GGCTCTGTGTACCAGAAGACCAATGCCATATCTGAGATCAAGAGAGTCGGCAAGGATAACTTCTGGGCCAAAGCTGAG aaggaagaagagaaccgCCGCCTGGAGGAGAAGCGGCGTGCCGAAGAGGAGCGGCAGCGGTTGGAGGAGGAGCGACGAGAGCGGGAGCTGCAGGAGGCTGCCCGACGTGAGCAGCGCTACCAGGAACAGCACAGATCAGCTGGAGCCCCGAG GACAGGTGAGCCAGAGCAGGAAGCCGTTTCAAGGACcagacaggagtgg GAGTCTGCTGGGCAGCAGGCCCCACACCCACGAGAGATTTTCAAGCAGAAGGAAAGGGCAATGTCCACCACCTCTGTCACCAGCTCGCAGCCGG GCAAGCTGAGGAGCCCCTTCCTGCAGAAGCAACTCACTCAACCAGAAACCTCCTACGGCCGAGAGCCCACAGCTCCTGTCTCCCGGCCTGCAGCAG GTGTCTGTGAGGAGCCAGCGCCTAGCACTCTGTCTTCTGCCCAGACAGAAGAAGAACCTACATATGAAGTACCCCCAGAGCAGGACACCCTCTATGAGGAACCACCACTG GTACAGCAGCAAGGGGCTGGCTCCGAACACATTGACAACTACATGCAGAGCCAGGGCTTCAGTGGACAAGGGCTGTGCGCCCGGGCCTTGTATGACTACCAGGCAG CTGATGACACCGAGATCTCCTTTGACCCTGAGAACCTAATCACAGGCATCGAGGTGATTGACGAAGGCTGGTGGCGAGGCTATGGGCCTGACGGCCACTTTGGCATGTTTCCTGCCAACTACGTGGAGCTCATAGAGTGA